The genomic segment tttttgtttcctttgttacTTAGGCCTCTGACCCTCAGTCCcataattattttcatcataaaaaagaaaagaagaagaagaagaagaaggaagtcTCAATTATATGTCACGGCATGAGTATCTACATAAGCACAAATTGAGTCATATGTTTGTGACGAACTCTTTATAATTATGAAGATAACGTTGGCAACTCAAGAGAGAGAAACCGTTGTCTACAGTCATGCCATTAATTTAATCTGCTGTAGTTCTCTGTTGTTTGAAATTTATTCTAGAATAAAACTTTATATTAAGCCTCTATGATCAGTGTATATATGTAATCTCTTAATACTATGTTAGGGTAAATTTATTCATTGAAAACACATCAGATCAAATCTCTTTACTCTTTTCCTAAGGTTAGGTGTTCCCTGGCTGTTTGGGCAACACCAGGCGTCTTTTATATATGTAGGGCATCAATGTTGGACATGATTTATACGCATGCttatatacttttctttttctaataacTGTTTCGCGTGCTCCATTCCCCCCCCTAAAAAGCTTCAATCACCACTTAAAGCATGACAGAAGACATGTAAAATGATGTTCTTCTGGTTTTGAAACAGATGGTCCAATgattaaattcaaaactttcaaaTTGTAGGTCTCGGCTTTAAATGTTGGGGTGGATTGGAGAGTAGTATTCGTTATACTAGCATATCACTCCCACAGGTACTGCAGAAGAAAATAAACctctggttttatttttttaatttttttttggtaagccATTGATTAAACAAAAGATGAATCTACCTACATTCTGGCTTGCCTTCCCTAATGGAGCCTCTTATTAATGAATTTACTTGACTTATTAGAAAACCTAAAAATCACTTGATAATTGGCCTTGCTGCATACATAGCGGGTgagaacatatatttttttaaaaaaaaaacaaattttagacATTGTTAACGTATTTTCTAACTGAGAAGATATCTTAATGCATAACTTAAAATAGAATGcatacatttaataaaatagattatgaattATAtactctaataaataaatagttaaaaaaatcttaattctaattcaaatttaaatgattaattagGTTAAGAAACAagtgtaattaaaaatatcagaTCATgtgttatgaaattttttttatttttttaatataattatatgatattaatattgttttatgagtaataatttaaattccatGACAATATAATTTgctagtaaaaatattttttttaataatatctttgattttttaaaaaatatgtaatagttttttcaatgttgattatttaaTAAGAACTAAAAGCATTTACAAGacataccaaaaaaatcaagtcgAGGTGACAGAGGAAGTGACATGGTGATAGGTGGCGACAACAGCATAATATTTAATACTCTCATttaatctaaaatctaaaagaaTGACTAAAAagcatttctttttaaaacacgGTCTCGtataaggaaaggaaaaaaatataataaagaaaaagaaaaagaaaacagaaaatccTAGCCCTAGCATCAGTCGAGGTGACAGAGGAAGTTCCATGGTGAGAGGTGCCGACAACAGCGGAGGAGGATAGGCAATCAGCCACGACACGACGGAGCAACTTCTTTAAAGAGGAAGATCTAAGCCTAGAAACAGCACCAAACTGGAGTTGCAGCTTGGAGCTACCGGGACCATTTCGTGAGGGCTGAACGTTAACAAATCTCTGGGAAACCATCAGCAGAgtctataatttaaattaataattaaaaagagtgAGTCTTCTTCTGCCATCGTGAAGTAGTCTTCTCCGCATTTGTTTCTGGTGTGAGTGAATGgagaagggaaaagaaagatGGGGAAAGGAATTAGAGGGAGAAGGAAGGGAtggattgattaattaattaattaattaattaattaattaatttttaataataatctgGATTGATGAGGAAAAGCTTTATGAGGTGATATGTATAATTAGCTGGCCTGTAAACAACATGTATTATTAGCTCTTTGTTCTGTTTCCTAGGTTGTCATACTCTTATCTACCATCGATATCAACAGATGAAGATTCATATCTAGAGACATAACTAGACCCACGAGCAACTAATTATTTGAAACCATTTTAGACGGTGAAGGAGAGGCTTTGCTGTTCGAAGAAAAAACCGTGCGGGGATTTTTGGGTGATTTTTCTAGTGAGGACTTTGTTAAAATAACTAAGATTAAATACAAAAAGAGGCTAGAATTGTCAATAATCTGTTTATTATGaatgtttaaaattaacctaaatataaagaaattatatataggttaaactgaaaatactattctacttttaataaataagactaaatcttccctcaaactcacgatgcagcagctacaagcatcgagagtttatCAACTAGAAAACGAAAACAAGAAATGGAATGCGTTTTgttaaagaaatctgcaatatgcagggaagaagaaacaaaaggcaaagtaatggtgtcatgcttgagataatgatgagtaagatgacaatcgatctcaatgtgcttagttcgctaatgaaaaaccgagttgtgagcaatctgaatagaactctgacTGTCACAATACATaagagtaggatgagaaaataaaactctcacatcagcaagtaaccaacgtaaccaaacaatctctttgttagtagatgtcatgacacgatattctgcttcggtggatgattgagaaacaataaattatttcttgctcttccaagaaataagagaatcacctaaaaagatataGAACCCGGTAACAGACTTGCGATATGTGGGATCATTACCATGATCAGCATTAGAGTATGTACGCAGCTCCAAAAAGatgtggatgaaagtaaaagactctgaaaaactgtACCATGAAGATATCATAAAATACGAAGAACAGCTGCCTAGTGAAtagtagtaggagaagcaacagactgactaacaacataaacaacatatgcaatatctggacgagtaatggtgagatataccaaactcccaacaatagcacgatataaagtaggatctattaaaggtaaaccatcagaagaagagtaccttgcattaacctcaataggagtatTTATAGTTTTGTTATTAGTAAGTTTagcccgctcaagaatatctgcaatATATTTTGACTAAGAAAAAAGGTAACCTCTATAGGTAagtatgctacctcaatacccaagAAATATCGAAGagaacccaaatccttcattttagatcgtctagccaactctgtctttaaaattgaaatacaatcAATGTCATCACCAATAATAATCATgttatcaacatataaagacaaaatgatacgacctgcatcagtgcacttaataaaaagagcaaatTATGACCACTAGAAAGAAAGCCAAGAGATgagatcacaatagagaatttctcaaaccaagcatggggtgcttgtttgagaccatataatgctttcttaatcttacaaacatatccagagtcatgtgaaataccaAGAGAgggtgccatataaacttcttatTGAAGATCCTcattcaagaaggcatttttaacatcaagctgagaGATATGCCATTAACAAATCGAAGCCACGACAATAAGAGTAtaaatagtagttatttttgcAACATGGGCAAATATCTGctcatagtccataccatattgttgagagtatccttttccaaccagcctagctttgtatcgctcaatagacccattAGAATTAGttttgatcttatacacccaacgacaaccaacaacactcttaccaggaggtagaggaaccaaatcttaagtatctgtcttatgcaaagcagaaagttcctcatctATAGCTTGTTGCCAAagcggatcaagaattgcctctttataaGATGAGGGCTTAAAGAGACAATAAATAGAAGCTAAAAcagaagtaaatgatgaagaattacaagaataaacaaaatctagtagttttgtggacttacgaATACGGTTGGACTGACATAGAGGTGGATCTACAATCTCAGATAAAGCTTAAGgggctgtagatgagaatggagcttcaggtgTGCCAAAAATACTGAATGGAAGCGATCTATGACTGATGCTGGGTTTGGGTTTGAAAAGTTCAAGGTTAGTATATacataaacaattatttttttatatatgtaatttgattagtttttcaattttaataaactaattattttttgaaattaacatgtataaaaaaattttattgggaGGAGGTTAACAACGATGTGGCCAGGAGAGTTTAAGAGAATCAAAGCATCATTATGTAAGGTAGCGTGATTTCTTGtacaatgccaaaaaaaaaaagcaaggaaaTATGCAAAATATAAAAGTCTTCCAAACTGGAAAGACATAGCCGTGTAGAGGGATTTAAAAACCTCTGCACATCGTGAAGGGTGTATGGAATGCTTATCTCTAGCATATGATGTCAGAGAGTTTCTTGAGGCGGGCATAGTCCGGTTCATAGGATTGGACCAAGGAGGTTCATGGTTCTATAACCACGTACACTAGCGAATCCATTTTGTTTGTTTCACTTGTAAAACGGATGGTATGATTCTGTTTcatatgatagtttttttaaaaaaaatatattatatgaaaatatttaactaacaaTAGCTTTCTTTTGCAAACTATGGTGCTTAGGAAAAATGCAAGACTAGTTAAGTTTTTTGTTGAAACCCACATGCGGAAGGagaacaaatagaaaaaagtgCAACAACTTGTGGGTAGCTGAGCTGAGAATTTCATGGTAAATAggatttaaagattttttttattttttattttttatttgatgacttgTTTATTTCTTTCAGGAAACATATAACACCTGATTGCATGAGAGATATGAAGACAATCCTTCGACTCATCCGAAActcaatccaaatttatagtTGGAAgccactaccagaaattcgttTAATACCAACGACATTACCGACGaaataattctgtcggtaatttgcGGTCATAATTACTGACGAAATATTTTCCGTCTGTAATTCAATCGGTATATACCAATGAAATACTttggtcggtatataccgatggaattacagatagattattcaaaataaaaaaaagggcgGTTCGCTGACATGGAAGTTTTTGCGGAcgattttaccgatggaatcttCGATAGAagtagtccgtcggtgattcaatcgacaaaagttaatatatgaccactctgccgaccctctcctccccaatttctcctttttcttctccatcccaactctcccctcccaaactgcaaacaaccagccccccccaaaacaaaacaaacaaatctccctcttctcagcacaagtcatatttctttaagttttgtggtcacaacatttgtgttctgatttactgacagattttatcattttttgtaagtaattctatcttttttaattttaacatttaaatgttaattttattatttttttagtatatgtattttgttagtatatgtacatgttttattgttatttctcaaacaaacttatagtatataaatgtataattttgtacttattatggtttgttttagattttataaaattatatttgtttgtaaattgttgaaactttattgaattaccgaattacatgtgttgtggTGAAATAATTAGTAGCTTATTTAACGagtccgttttaatttttatcaatgctattgcagagttgtaatttctgtaaatttatgtgtataaatttgtatggacgttgataattgataatgaatatttaatatttatgagaagttgtaattaatttgttggataatctcgaggtaaaccaatattttttcaaatttatttatctaacatagttaattaatacatgttgtcatcataattttatagaggttcgatagaagtcatggatgatcattcatgaatgtatcgagattcacccaaaggattgcagaggatggattattgtaacggggttcggggttttattaattttgcaacatctattcccagaaatttttcTGGAaacggtattaggtgtccatgcagaaAGTGTCAAAATAGAAAGTatttgcatccagatgttgtaatgatgcatcttctacacaaagggtttatggagaattactggcgttggtatgcacacggagaaaTATTTGTTCATAATAAGAGCATAggagaaagggtggttgggttaacttctagtgctagcaacgtgcatgaagttgcaaatgacaacactaatccttacaggaatatggttatggatgcaatgagaatgaatcaaggtaatgtcagtcaatgtccaatcgtagaagaagaacctaatgcagatgcagctaggttttttgatttggtgaaagattctgacaaaccattatgggatggctacatgaatcataataaattatcgGTTGTAGCAAAGGTGAtcaccatcaagtcaaatcacgggttgagtgaggccgggcatgacaaaattattgaatgggtgagaagcattttacctaaagGGAACAGGTTGAAAGATAACTTTTAtactgcgaagtccatgatgaaacccctcggtttgggataccagaaaattgacatgtgatctaacttctgcatgttatactaccttaaAAATACTgagctgaccgagtgcatgacatgtcggcattcccgttacaaacccagaactagcaagggaaagactctagtggtatataaaaaatttagatacttCCCAGTCACATCTAGACTGCAAAGGTTATTAATGTCatcaaggactgctgagcacatgacatgacaccaatcacatgatgtggttgatggagtgatgatgcatccttctgacggcgaagcgtggaaacactttaacagtgtgcatcttcacttttcagctgaatcaaggaacgtgcgtcttgggttgtccatgatgaaacccctcggtttgggataccagaaaattgacatgtgatctaacttctgcatgttatactaccttaaAAATACTgagctgaccgagtgcatgacatgtcagcattcccgttacaaacccagaactagcaagggaaagactctagtggtatataaaaaatttagatacttCTCAGTCACATCTAGACTGCAAAGGTTATTAATGTCatcaaggactgctgagcacatgacatgacaccaatcacatgatgtggttgatggagtgatgatgcatccttctgacggcgaagcgtggaaacactttaacagtgtgcatcttcacttttcagctgaatcaaggaacgtgcgtcttgggttgtgtacaaacGGATTCAACctattcgggtcatttgctgctccttatttttgttggccggtcatacttaCGGTTTATTAACTTGCCACCAGGAATGGTAAAAAAGATACCGACGAACTCTGAATCACAAaccgacaaaatatttttgtcggtaaaaCTGGGAAATCTTGTAGTGGGCTGGATCTATTAGTGGACCCTATACAAATTGAGTTTACAATATCTCTAACACTATGGCCAAAGATATAGGAAAGGGTCTTAGTGTTTTGACCATCAGGACCCCATAATTTGAACCGAGCTAGCAATCATTGGTCGTCCAGACAATTATTTGAGAATACGTTAAAGCTAAGACGGGCCAACTTAGAGTTTAGATGACTTAACTAAAGGATAAATTGAATATCATCGGAGCAATTGCTGGAAACTCTCAATGGTACATGTGCTACACCTTGTTGCCCTTTTGGTTTCTGTGAAGATCCGCCTTCATCTCCTCCTCCAGCTTTTATTACCTAGAtaaattgtgtttaataatatttttgaattaataatacatataataccaatgtttaattttgttatgtttaaatttttttttcaattttatttaattttttttttgtattgtttgttttgatttttttttaaataattacatatAATACCAATGGAATTGCTATCAGTTTATTCCATTggtaaaatacatataaatgtAATTATCTGATAGATTAATTTTATGGGTAATATGCATATAATTACTGATGGATTTACTAACAGTTTATTCTGTCAGTATCATACATATAAATGTAATTCTTTGACGGATTAATTATGTTAGTAATATACCATATATAATCACTAATGAATTTACTGATAAAATTATTGCCTATAAATGTTCTCGTTTGAGGcaataattttgttggtaaatcTACGGTGATTATATTCTTGATAGAATAACCAACAGAATAAAAATcactgaaaatatattttttgacaatATTTTGATGTCCATTATTTCTTCAATAATTGTACTTCTAACGGAATCAAGCTTTAAACACCAACATAATATTTCCTccatattttgttattttttggtaGTGTCTGTTAATTATAATCTTTTACACATAATAAGAAACGGCTTccatttgaaaaatgaaaaaatcacatggaaaatgCAATTATCCGGGTCCTCGGCATATTTGTGTCCATGTCCTAGCATGATTATGGTTTTGTCGATCTTAAGCGATTATCTATGAGATTTTTCCGTAATGCAACCAGATTTCCCGAATTCCACCACATCTCGTTTCGATTTGAGACATCTGCTTTTTGGCAACTACTCCAACATCGGACCTATAAGAAAGATGCCAcgctaaaataaaatatctggATTGGTTCTGAGTTTAAAGATTCAAGAATAATGCTCCAACGATCAATTATATTATAGGTTGATCACTCTTCCGAtattgttttctcttctttattcaCGAGCATAATTGACTATCAATGGTGATGATGCCATTATCTCGTATCAACTAGAAAATAAGGATCTTGAACACTTACAAATACaagattcaatttctttttaagaaacgTCTTTTCTTAACAAAATTCACTATATAATTCTAGTGGGAGAGACCTACCATATTGTATGAGTGTTGACATACATCATTATTAACGTTGTTTATAGAAACATTAGTTATGTATGACTATCCAAGCCCCTTACCAGGAGACTATAATGATATTACTATCCTACTTTAACTAGGAGACGAGGATCTTAGTCACTTCCGTTTATTTTCAGAATAAAACTTACTATATAGTTCGAGtggaacaatattttttaggagACCTACTATACGGGATCGAGCATACATCATCAAATAGCAACATTAGATGGACATGAGTGTTGCAAAACAAACTCCCCTTGTATCATGCTGAGAATTTGCTGtacattttttgtaatttattgcATAAACCCCCTCAATAAGGCAGATCACATGGTCTGTTTTCCTTTCACCAAATCAGACGGCTGAGGCAAATCCTACGAAATCACCTAATACCCAACAGCCATACGATCTGTCCCATATCCAACTTATGGTGCTGGCCTTTAATTCTGTTTTTAGGAGGCAGAGTCCCCACTTGTGCCTCTCATGTGACCGACCGCTAAGCCTTGTTTGACCTGTCATTGCACCCACTATGTCCTTCCTTTGCTTTCTTCTCTAtgcttgtattaaaaaaatgatcatatATACAAATAAACCTTTTTGGTCACCGAAAATTATAGAGTTAACAAACACTATATAACACACTGAAACCGTCGAGCAAAACCTAACCAAAGTTCCAAAGACGAATATTGCAACCCTTGCCcatcaccaagaaaaaaaaaatggcacaaCCTCTTGGACTAGAAATCACAGAGCTAAGGTTGGGTCCACCGGGCAGCGAAAATGGaccaaaaaatgaaaagaaaagggttttcTCAGAGTTGTCCGGCGAAGCAAACAGCACAACCGATGGGCGAAAAACCCAAACAACGAGTCAAGTTGTGGGGTGGCCACCAGTATGTTCCTATCGAAAGAAGAATAGTTTCAATGAGAAAGATAGCCATGAAACTTCAAAAATTTACGTGAAAGTTAGTATGGACGGAGCTCCTTTTCTCAGAAAAGTTGATTTGGGCATGCACAAGGAGTATTCGGATCTTGTTGTCGCGTTGGAGAAGTTGTTCGGCTGTTTTGGAATCGGTGAGTCCTCTGTCATGTATTTACAGTGCTATTAATATCTAGTTTTTACGCATGGTATGCACATTAAGCTTCCTTAACTATACCTAGCTAGCATTAACTGTGAACGTTTAGCTAGAAGACAAGGTAGGCCAGAGTTTCATACATCTATAGACCATGCAAcattatatgtatgtatgtatgtatgtgaaAGAAATacatacattgaaaaaaaccatcatttatGTGTCATGCGCTACAAGAAACATAAGGACCTTGGCCGAGCAGGCAGTCATTATGGTAGTATAGACAAACTGTAGTGGAAATAACTCAGATAATAGTAGCTTGAGAGGTCGTACAATATATGTGAAACCAGCTGGAGTATTACAAATATGTACATGCACACTTTCTACAGTATATATAAGATTGCTCACAAGTAATTTGAAAGTAAATAAGGGAACAaggtttattattttatgatcctttaaagaaaaaaaggtaaatggccattataattatttgtaaaataatattattggcAGGCAAAGCCTTGAAGGATACAGACGACTGCGAATACGTTCCCATATATGAAGACAAGGATGGGGACTGGATGCTAGTGGGAGACGTGCCTTGGGAGTAAGTCTCTTATCCAACCAGTAGCAACACcgccctttctttttttttatttacttgaaGAACGACATATAGTAgcattcaatcaattaattgttAGAGGAGCTGATTGCCTGGTGGCCGGAGCATTTATGCTCACTAGggatgaaaatcaatttttcatattattgatGGGAAAGGATAGTGCTGATATCAGGGTTTGTAAGAGGGTGGTTGATATtgagtttcaatttatttttttattaaaattttaaaaaataattttttttagtatttttataaattttaaaataaatatatattctgatatattttcaagtaaaaaacattttaaaaagaaattatatcgtatttttaaatatctccTAATGAAACTGTTATGGTGAGGTaaatttataagtattttttgatcattttaatgctctaatatcaagaataaattttaaaaaaatatattttcaagtaaaaaatattttaaaaaacaaacattaatgTATTTCCAAACACTCAATGGCTGAAACTGCTATGCTAAGGTAAATTTCTAACATTTGTTAAAatattaaggggaaaaaaaaagaggaaaaatcaCCTCGCCAATATATTCCCTTCAAACAGGTGTGTCGGAAGTAATTAAATGGTTCATCATGACCAGTATTTTCTTTCATTCCATAGCTTTGACTCCCTCTCCACCTATGATTTCGCATCCTAATTATCCCCTCAAGAGTCACATGTGTATTTTTTGCTGCCTGTATATTCTGGAAGATGCCTCCCAATGTTCCTTCTCTGTCTCAACATTTGCGTGAATTACAAGCCAAATTGACcctgtaatttgatttttactcTTGACTTCAGCCCTCCTTCATGCAGTCACTGCTCCTTTTTGTCTACGGTGTCCAAAGCAGACGACAACATGTTTGTAATGATATACTTTCTTGAACCTAAGCTCCGCGTGAGAATTTGTATTAATCAACGCCATCAAACTTGACTCCGTGAAATTCACATGTTACCCTACTGCACTACAGCACTTAGGAGAAAGTATATGGAGCCTCATTATTCATATCaagccttttcttctttcttcttttttaattaagctttcctttttcttttctcacataatttttttaataataatttgtgtTATCTTTAGACCAGTTAAATTGACTAGATaatatctaaataatttttacatggtttaattttaaacccgaGTTATGTAATGAGTCAAGTTaagagattttttcttttaatttcaattttttttaattccatcctcAAACTTTTTTACTGGTCACTCGAGTTGTCTTTGGACTGCCCAAGTCCACTAGGTTATGTCGGGGCTACTCTtagatagtttaattttaaatttagattagacaaaaagttaaatcaatagatttttttttgtcaatttcatcctttgattTTATTACCAGTCGACCGAGTTACCTTTGAACCGGCCAAGTCGATTGGGTCACCTCGAGTCAATTtccacacaatttaattttaaatctgaaGTAAGTAAGAAATTACATCTAGAGGTTTCAAAATTAACCTACTAAGTTAGGTTTAATTACAATACTAAATACTCCagagtttatatttatttgttaagttGAAGAAAAATGTATCTCGCCCATAAGATTTTACATAATTTTACATAAGATTTTGCATCTCTGCTGGTCataactaaaattataattacccGTACTTGTTGccttagaaaagagatgaacacaaggaagagagaaaaatgagatttttatttttttttcattttcttggtgTGATTGTGATTCTCTGTGTTATTTCTCTATTTTACTCTTCTTTATCTCTCTTCTAATATCGTAAATATTGATAGTTacactataaaattaatttgtattgaACTATATATTGAAGTAAAACTCTTGTTGCCATTGGAATCTTTGACTCtgaataatttcttaattaagTGGATTGTTTATGGTTAACTACTGTGAGCAatgttgctgtttttttttttttttttttaagattgtgaatttgaaaacatttgtaGAGAGAGATATAATGGCGATTTTGGCATTCAATGAGTCTAGCAACTTGCAAGTAAATGtagggtttttcttttgaaattgttGGGCCACATACTGCCGACAAACGCAACTTCCTTATAATTATGTTGGGTAGATGGCGATGATGTCCATAGTTAATGTCAAGGCATCGGTCATTATTATGGAGTGGTTCTTGCAacattttctttcattcatgATAATTTATTCTTAAAGTTCTACAATAATTTGTTCTTCGCTTAGTTTATCGATCTATGTCAATTTTATGCCAATGTATTAGCCATATATATTCCAAGAGAATATACCAATTAGTTAcgaataattaaattaaggaaGCTGCTCTATCGAAGGATGGTgggattaatttatttttcctgcgatttatttatttatttatttatttttacaggaTGTTTATTGAGTCTTGCAAGAGGCTAAGGATAATGAAGAGGTCAGAAGCCAAGGGTTTTGGACTGCAGCCAAGAGGTGCTCTTCAGCAGGGAAATATTTCAAAAGATGATCGTGACTGAGAAACCACACAAAATATTGAATTCGGAAGAATTTGACTGGACTGCCTTCTTcgtaaagaaaattatttctGTTTAATTAGTGATGGTCGATTAAGATCAAATCATGGTTCATCATCCAGTTATAACTGTGAGgcctatttttatatatgtttaaatcCGGAGATAAAGAACTCTAGATAGGAAAGACAAATCTGCTTGTTTATGATCATAAATTCATGCTGTTATATTTGCTGCTGACATTTTTTCCTAAATCATGAATTgctgcttcttttcttttctttttttctaattccaGGGAGACTTTCCTTTTCtgctattatttataattaacctTGTCGCCTATCAATCCCATTGTTCATATCTTCCCAATGGCACTCATTTTCATCAAAACCAATCATAAAACTTAATTAGATATGCTAGAATTGTAATTATACATGGGTTTTAGGTACAcattttcatcaaaatcaatcataaaACTAAATTAGATATGCTAGAATTGTAATAATTCATGGGTTTTAGGCACtcattttcatcaaaatcaatcataaaACTAAATTAGATATGCTAGAATTGTAATAATTCATGGGTTTTAGGCACtcattttcatcaaaatcaatcataaaatttaattagatatgcTAGAATTGTAATAATTCATGGGTTTTAGATACtcattttcatcaaa from the Populus nigra chromosome 1, ddPopNigr1.1, whole genome shotgun sequence genome contains:
- the LOC133679219 gene encoding auxin-induced protein AUX22-like; amino-acid sequence: MAQPLGLEITELRLGPPGSENGPKNEKKRVFSELSGEANSTTDGRKTQTTSQVVGWPPVCSYRKKNSFNEKDSHETSKIYVKVSMDGAPFLRKVDLGMHKEYSDLVVALEKLFGCFGIGKALKDTDDCEYVPIYEDKDGDWMLVGDVPWEMFIESCKRLRIMKRSEAKGFGLQPRGALQQGNISKDDRD